Proteins encoded by one window of Candidatus Polarisedimenticolaceae bacterium:
- a CDS encoding DUF4301 family protein, with amino-acid sequence MPPFTEVQKAQLRERGISEDEANRQLALLAAPRGFPDVLRPCRAGDGIEAIARDREEELVDLHETAAKQGRCSKFVPASGAATRMFQELLSGNGAEALLAALDRFAFADDLRAELTFREQEVSEATIVDALLGADGLGYATMPKGLIPFHRYDAGPRTAFEEHLVEATSIVRDSEGVCRIHVTVSPEHLHAFRLLADRVVPKCEKRLGVRYALTWSVQKAETDTLAGAPGGGAFVADDGTLVLRPAGHGALLWNLQDTKGDVVFVKNIDNVQPDTRRAATVRWKKILGGRLVELQRSVFLHVARLRARPTDPAHLDEAAQFAQGVFGCEPPRGAAPAEMRGKALLQCFERPLRVCGVVRNTGEPGGGPYWVRRRDGRVTRQIVEAAEIDPSRAEVMREATHFNPVDLVCGLRNVDGKPFDLAAFVDPRAVIVGRKSHQGRDLVAFERPGLWNGGMADWLTVFVEVPIETFTPVKTVMDLLRPEHQA; translated from the coding sequence GTGCCGCCGTTCACCGAGGTCCAGAAGGCGCAGCTCCGCGAGCGCGGTATCAGCGAAGACGAGGCCAACCGGCAGCTCGCACTGCTCGCGGCGCCGCGCGGCTTCCCCGACGTATTGCGGCCGTGCCGCGCCGGCGACGGGATCGAGGCGATCGCGCGCGATCGTGAAGAGGAGCTCGTCGATCTTCACGAGACCGCGGCGAAGCAGGGGCGGTGCTCGAAGTTCGTGCCGGCCTCGGGCGCCGCGACGCGGATGTTCCAGGAGCTCCTGAGCGGCAACGGGGCCGAGGCCCTCCTCGCCGCGCTCGACCGATTCGCCTTCGCCGACGATCTCCGCGCCGAGCTGACGTTCCGGGAGCAGGAGGTGAGCGAGGCGACGATCGTCGATGCGCTCCTCGGTGCCGACGGCCTCGGCTACGCGACGATGCCGAAGGGATTGATCCCCTTCCATCGGTACGACGCCGGGCCGCGCACCGCGTTCGAGGAGCACCTCGTCGAGGCAACGTCGATCGTGCGCGACAGCGAAGGGGTCTGCCGCATCCACGTCACCGTGTCGCCGGAGCACCTCCACGCGTTCCGGCTCCTGGCGGACCGCGTCGTCCCCAAGTGCGAGAAGCGGCTCGGCGTCCGCTACGCGCTCACGTGGTCGGTCCAGAAGGCCGAGACCGACACGCTGGCCGGAGCGCCCGGCGGCGGGGCGTTCGTCGCCGATGACGGCACGCTCGTTCTAAGACCAGCGGGGCACGGCGCGCTCTTGTGGAACCTGCAGGACACGAAGGGCGACGTCGTCTTCGTCAAGAACATCGACAACGTGCAGCCCGACACGCGTCGCGCCGCGACGGTGCGGTGGAAGAAGATCCTCGGCGGGCGCCTCGTCGAGCTGCAGCGATCGGTCTTCCTCCACGTCGCGCGGCTGCGGGCGCGGCCTACCGATCCCGCGCACCTCGACGAGGCGGCGCAGTTCGCGCAGGGGGTCTTCGGCTGCGAGCCGCCGCGCGGCGCGGCCCCCGCCGAGATGCGAGGGAAGGCGCTTCTCCAGTGTTTCGAGCGGCCGCTGCGCGTCTGCGGTGTCGTGCGGAACACCGGCGAGCCGGGAGGCGGCCCCTACTGGGTGCGCCGCCGCGACGGCCGCGTGACGCGGCAGATCGTCGAGGCGGCGGAGATCGATCCGTCACGCGCCGAGGTCATGCGCGAGGCGACGCACTTCAACCCGGTCGATCTCGTCTGCGGCCTACGGAACGTGGACGGGAAGCCGTTCGACCTCGCCGCCTTCGTCGATCCGCGCGCAGTCATCGTCGGGCGGAAGAGCCATCAGGGGCGCGACCTCGTCGCCTTCGAGCGGCCGGGTCTCTGGAACGGCGGCATGGCGGACTGGCTGACCGTCTTCGTCGAGGTCCCGATCGAGACCTTCACGCCGGTGAAGACGGTGATGGATCTGCTGAGGCCCGAGCACCAGGCCTAG
- a CDS encoding M13 family metallopeptidase — translation MTANSWYARASRFSVILLAYGALRAEPAPAQSAAAPAAAPQVVRFGTWGVDLSTRDLAVKPGDDFQRYASGKWMDANEIPADKAQNGVGSELNDRNQEQLRSIIMDAPKSTQLGAFYASYMDEPLLEKLGTGPLKPDLARIDGIKTKAEFTRYMAGALKDLGSTVFALGLLPDPAEPRTNIAYVTSNGMGMPDRDYYLEDKYAEQRSAYRAYVQRSFEMIGQANASAAADQVLAFETAIAKISWSQTDLRDLGKLNNPMTLPQLKTYAPKFDWDGYLGEAKVMSPHMLIADNTAIKAMAALYDETPLETLKTWQKFKVTNDASNYLSKRFVDSKFEYQKSLSGALEQRPRWRRGIGEVDGRLGELLGRTYVERYFPAKSKASMQELVANLKKAAAQRIQGNTWMGDATKKAALLKLSKMDVMVGYPDKFRDYSKLVLKPDDLYGNVKRSAAFDWAYQMEDLNKPVDRKKWGMSPATVDAYNGGLENKIVFPAGILQPPFFDPTADAAVNYGAAGAIIGHEIMHGFDDQGSKIDENGAIRDWWTKDDATRFKALTDALGAQYSSYEAAPGVFINGNLTMGENIGDMSGLEVAYSAYTMSLGGKPAPVIDGLTGDQRFFLSFAQAWRGKQRDEMVKTQVATDPHSPRRFRVIGPLRNLDAWYKAFEIGPEAKYYLPPEKRVRIW, via the coding sequence ATGACCGCAAACTCTTGGTACGCGCGCGCCTCGCGCTTCAGCGTCATTCTTCTCGCGTACGGCGCGCTTCGGGCCGAGCCGGCGCCCGCGCAGTCAGCAGCGGCTCCGGCCGCCGCGCCGCAAGTCGTGCGCTTCGGAACCTGGGGCGTCGATCTTTCGACGCGCGATCTCGCGGTGAAGCCCGGCGATGATTTCCAGCGCTATGCCAGCGGCAAGTGGATGGATGCGAACGAGATCCCGGCCGACAAAGCGCAAAACGGAGTCGGTTCCGAGCTCAACGACCGGAACCAGGAGCAGTTGCGCTCGATCATCATGGACGCTCCCAAGAGCACTCAGCTCGGCGCGTTCTATGCCAGTTACATGGATGAGCCGCTGCTCGAGAAGCTCGGTACGGGGCCGCTCAAGCCCGACCTCGCGCGTATCGACGGCATCAAGACCAAGGCCGAATTCACGCGTTACATGGCCGGCGCGCTCAAGGATCTTGGCTCGACCGTTTTCGCCCTCGGCCTTCTGCCGGATCCCGCCGAGCCGCGGACGAATATCGCGTACGTCACGTCGAACGGCATGGGCATGCCCGATCGCGACTACTACCTCGAGGACAAGTACGCGGAGCAGAGGAGCGCCTACCGCGCCTATGTCCAGCGCTCCTTCGAGATGATCGGCCAGGCGAACGCATCCGCGGCGGCGGACCAGGTGCTCGCGTTCGAGACCGCGATCGCGAAGATCTCGTGGTCGCAGACGGACCTGCGCGACCTCGGCAAGCTCAACAATCCGATGACGTTGCCGCAGCTGAAGACGTATGCGCCGAAGTTCGACTGGGACGGCTATCTCGGCGAAGCGAAGGTGATGTCGCCGCACATGCTGATTGCCGACAACACCGCGATCAAGGCGATGGCGGCGCTCTACGACGAAACACCGCTCGAAACGCTCAAGACGTGGCAGAAGTTCAAGGTCACGAACGACGCTTCGAACTATCTCTCCAAACGTTTTGTGGACAGCAAGTTCGAATACCAGAAGTCCCTGTCCGGTGCGCTGGAACAGCGCCCGCGGTGGCGTCGCGGCATCGGCGAGGTGGACGGCCGCCTCGGCGAGCTCTTGGGCCGAACCTACGTCGAGCGCTATTTCCCCGCCAAGTCCAAGGCCTCGATGCAGGAGCTCGTCGCGAACCTGAAGAAAGCGGCGGCGCAGCGAATCCAGGGCAACACGTGGATGGGCGATGCGACCAAGAAGGCCGCTCTCCTCAAGCTCTCCAAGATGGACGTGATGGTCGGTTATCCCGACAAGTTTCGCGACTATTCGAAACTCGTGCTGAAGCCGGACGATCTCTACGGCAACGTGAAGCGGAGTGCGGCGTTCGACTGGGCGTACCAGATGGAGGATCTCAACAAGCCGGTGGATCGCAAGAAGTGGGGGATGAGTCCGGCCACGGTGGACGCCTACAACGGAGGGCTCGAGAACAAGATCGTGTTCCCGGCCGGCATCCTGCAGCCGCCCTTCTTCGATCCGACGGCGGACGCCGCAGTGAACTACGGCGCGGCGGGCGCGATCATCGGCCACGAAATCATGCACGGCTTCGACGACCAGGGCAGCAAGATCGACGAGAACGGCGCCATACGCGATTGGTGGACGAAGGACGACGCCACGCGCTTCAAGGCGCTGACCGACGCACTCGGCGCGCAGTATTCGTCCTACGAGGCGGCGCCTGGAGTCTTCATCAACGGGAATTTGACGATGGGAGAGAACATCGGCGACATGTCGGGACTCGAGGTCGCGTACTCGGCGTACACGATGTCGCTGGGCGGGAAGCCGGCACCGGTCATCGACGGGCTGACCGGCGATCAGCGATTCTTTCTGTCTTTTGCGCAGGCGTGGCGAGGCAAGCAGCGCGACGAGATGGTCAAGACGCAAGTCGCCACCGATCCGCACAGTCCGCGGCGCTTTCGCGTGATCGGTCCCCTCCGAAATCTCGACGCTTGGTACAAGGCGTTCGAAATCGGCCCCGAGGCGAAGTACTACCTGCCACCGGAGAAGCGCGTGCGCATTTGGTAG